AACTCATGCAAGTTTTCGTTTTTCGTCATTACGGGGAGTGCGGAGGGATATATGATAGAGAGCTTGACGGGCACGATAACGGGAAGGCAGGGTACCGTGCTCTTTTTATCCACCGGGGCAATCGAATGGGTCCTTGAAGCCACCTCATCGGCTGCAATGAAATTTGCCTCCTCAAAGGAAACCGTACAAATTCCTGTTCACCTTATCCATCGTGAAGATGCCATGTTGCTCTTTGCTTTTGCATCAAAAAAGGAACGGAACCTTTTTCGCGAGCTTTTAAAGGTATCGGGGATAGGTCCCAAACAAGCAGTAAGGATTTTATCGGGGATGGAAGCCGACCGTTTTATCGCCGCCCTTGAAAACGAAGATGTGGATCTGCTTTCCTCCATCCCCGGAGTCGGGAAAAAGAGTGCGGGGAAGATTATTCTCGCCCTTCGTGGTAAGCTTACGCCTGCGGAAGAAGAGGGGGAAGCAGGAGATGAGAGCCTTCCCTTCAAGGAGCTTGTGGAAGCCCTTAACGGTATGGGATTCGATCGTAAGCTTGCAGAAAAGGCTTTAAAGGCGGCTTTGAACGAATTAGAGCCCGAGCGCTTTGAACATGATCATGAAAAGCTTGAACGAGAGCTCTTTAGGGCGGCAATTGTGAGGCTAAGCAGCTAATGTCCGATAATAATCCAGACTCCTTTCTTGAAGCCGAGTATCGCGAAGAGGATGCCCTTGAGGGACGACTTCGTCCTCAGCGGCTGAAGGAGTTTCAGGGGCAACGGGCCCTTAAAGAAAATCTTTCGGTTTTTATATCGGCGGCAAAGGAACGGCAGGAAAGCCTGGATCATGTTTTTCTTTCAGGTCCCCCGGGACTGGGTAAAACGACCCTTGCCGGAATTCTCGCCAATGAGATGGGAGCCGAATTCAAGGTAACCAGCGCTCCGGCCCTGGAGAAGCCCAAGGACCTCGCAGGTATTCTCACCACCCTTGGCGAGGGTAATGTTTTTTTTATCGATGAGGTGCACAGGCTCAAACCGGCCCTCGAAGAGATGCTTTACATTGCCATGGAGGATTTCGAGATTGATTGGATTGTGGGGCAGGGCCCCGCGGCCCGGACCATACGGATTCCTCTTCCGCCCTTTACCCTTATCGGAGCCACTACGAAAGCGGGACAGGTAACAGGGCCCCTCTTCTCCCGTTTCGGCATCACGGTCAGAATGGACTTCTATACCGAGGCGGATTTAAAGGCCATCATCGCCCGTTCCGCATCGATTTTGTCGGTTTCGATCGGCGAAGATGCGGTTGCCGCCATCGCACAATGCTCACGAGGAACGCCGAGGGTCGCCAATCGATTACTTCGAAGAATGCGTGATTTCGCCCAGATCCTTGGAAACGGTTCTATCGATGCCGGAATCGTATCAGAAGGCTTGAGGCGGCTGGAGATCGACCATTTCGGGCTCGAAAAGCATGACAGAGAAATCTTACGTACCATTATCGAACAGTACGACGGAGGACCTGTGGGTGCTGAAACCCTGGCCATCAGCGTCGGCGAGGCAGTGGAAAGCCTTGAAGACTTTTACGAGCCATTTCTTATCCAACGAGGCTTCCTCCAGCGTACTCCCCGGGGAAGAACGGCGACTCCTCTTGCTTATCGACATCTTGGTATAGACCCAAACACAGGAAGGAGTAAGAAGGTTGAAGACCAGCGATTTCTCTTTTGATCTTCCCGAAGAATTAATAGCACAAACCCCGTCGAAAAAGAGGGGGGCAAGCAGGATGCTGGTCGTCGACCGAAAAAGCGGAACCTTTCGTCACCTCCACACCTCGGATTTTCCGGAGATTGTGGAAGATGATGTCTTGCTTGTTATAAACGATTCAAAGGTTCGTAAAGCACGCTTATTCGGCAGCTCCGAGACCGGGGGAACGGTTGAATTTCTCCTCCTTCATCCCGATTCCCAGGATCAGTGTCTTTGGACTGCAATGGTCTCAAAGGCAAAAAAGCAGCGTCCCGGCAAGCGTTTCCTGTTTCCTCAAGGCATAGAAGGTATCATCGAGGCCGCGCACGGGGACAGCACAGGGCCGTATCGTCGGGTCCGTTTTTCCGTCCCCATAGATGATGCATATTTCGAGGTCAACGGCCATATTCCCTTGCCGCCCTATATAAGAAGGGAAGATACCGAACTGGATGAGGAGCGCTACCAAACCGTCTATGCACAGCATCCAGGATCGGTAGCGGCCCCTACAGCGGGCTTACACTTTACCGAGGAAACCTTTACGGCCTTGAAAAACCGCTCTGTCCCCGTGGCCCGGCTAACGCTTCATGTGGGCCTCGGGACCTTTCTCCCTGTCCGCAGCGAAGAGATTACCGATCACGAAATGCACCGTGAGCGTTATGAGATTTCCCAAGATGCAGCCGATACGATTAATAGAGCGAAGCACGACGGGCGAAAGATCGTTGCGGTGGGAACCACATCGGTCAGGACCCTTGAATCTGCCTGGGATACCGAAAATGGCTGCATACGGGCAGGAAGTGCCGAAACACAGCTGTTCATCTACCCCGGTTATACCTTCAAGGTGGTAGATCGCCTTTTTACCAATTTTCATACCCCGAAGTCGACGCTCCTGATGCTGGTCAGCGCCTTTGCCGGAAAAGCGTTGATAGATGCCGCCTATGCCGAGGCATTGAAAGAGCGATATCGTTTTTTCAGCTATGGTGATGCAATGTATATTCAATAGGTGGATTGATCCATCTTTTCAAAGGCGTCTCTTACTTTCTGAAGACGTGCAAGGTCCAGAGCGATAAACTCACCGTAGTCCAGCTCTCCCTGATCGATGCGGTAGACTTCATCCTCCCATTCTTCGACCTCATCAAGGTGCACATAGTCGACGGTGTGAAGCTTTGCCCACCAGGTTAGCGCCTCTTTCCAATAGGAAAGGGCGGCCTTATAGCAGCTTTCGGCAGTCTCCAAGGAGTCGAGGTTTGCAGATTTCCAGGGATAGTTGTAAAAATAGGCTTCCCGTTTATCGTATTTCGATGCAAGTCCCCGATACTGTTTCACCAGCTCCAGGTTTACATGCATATAAAAAAGCGTTCGGTAGCGCTGCCACTCCTTTCTGTCGTCGATACGGGCCAGTGCGTTCAGGGGATTTGCAAAGGGAGAGCGTAAGGCCCGTTCCAGGTACCAGATATTCTCCTGATACTCTTCGGGATAACGGTAGAGATTTTGGTGATAGAGGCGGTAGAATTGTTCAGCAAATTCTATTTTGTAGGCCGATCCCGCAACGGGAAGAAAGATCATCAGAATTAGGCATAGAAAGCAACATCGCACCCTCATATGCTTATTATCGACCGTCGCGCACAATACTCCACACTTTTTCGGCAAGCACCTCTTTCGCAAGTGTTCCGTCGAGACGATGAATCTTCATCCTTCTCTTGGCATAAAGGTCAAGGGTATGCTCATAGCGTTCACGCACCCGTTCCTGTAAAGCAAGAGTTTCGAAGATATCACGCTGATCACGATCCGACATGCGGCGTTCGCACTCTTCGGGAGCGAGGTCTATATAGATCAGCCGTTCGGGAAGGGGGAAAATGCTATTTATCTCATACACAATGTCGAAATCGACATCAAGGGATTGATATGCTAAACTCGAAAAAAGATAACGATCTCCAATGACAGCTATATGCTTATCGAGCCATGAGAGAATACCGCCTTTTCCAAAGAGGTGTTCATAGCGGTCGGCAACAAAGAGTCGGGCAAGAGTCTCGGGATGGTATGGTAGCTGCCCGGCGAGGACCTTTCTGATGACTACGCCGATCTCGGAAGCGGTCGGTTCAAAGGTCAGCTGTACCGCTTTTCCCTTCAGCTTACAGCGATCGGCAAGGAGTAAGGCTTGAGTAGTGGTTCCGGCTCCATCGAGGCCCTCGAATACCGTGTATCCGCTAAGAATTTTCTGCTCTTTCATGACGAAACCTTACCCGCTTTCCCATCTCTTGTCGATAATGTATGATGGAAAAGAGGGAGAATTGGCAATATCTTTAGAAGGGATATATCTCCCGTACTTGCAGGGTTAGGAAACTGAAAGGGATTACGTTCTCAATAAAACTCCATACAATTGCCGTTTTTCTTTTTTTGGTAGCGGCAACGACGGCTCTGTTTTTCCCTCTTCAGCGGCGTCTTGATACCCTCATGGAGTCATGGCAGAGACAAACCATAGCCGCGGTTGAGAAACGATTCGGATATACCATCAATTATGAACGCATCAGGCCCACTATCCTGGTTCGTTTGGAAATTTTCAATGCACGAATGAGTGATGGCTCGGATACTCTTCTGAGTCTTCAGCGTCTTTCGGTAAAATACAATATCATTCGTCTGCTACGAGGGGACATCGAAGGTGCCGTCAGCAAGATAATTCTTGTTAATACAACCCTTCATATCGATGCCGAAAAGGATAGTAAGCTTCTTTCCATTTTCTCTTCGGATAAACCACAAAGCAAAACCTCACTCACGGCGGCACCTTCGCCTCGGCTTCCGTCGGTTCCCGATTTAACCATACGCGGAAACAATGTCAATATCGACTATAGTAGCAGTAGGTTCTCATTGTCGGTAGAAAACCTCTTTTTTTCATTGCAGGGCGGGCAGTCTCCGCATTTTTCTTCCAGAGGCAGGATTACGTTTTCACTGAAAGGAGCCGAACAAGCTTCCATTGCCACCCCCTTTCAGGCTTTGATCACGGCGGAGGGAACGTGGAAAAGTAGTGACACTGCAGGAGTCACCATCGGTCTTCGTGATCTCCAGTCTCCATTCATGACGATTCCTACGGTACGGTTTCATGCCAGCCTGGATGGCGAAACACTCATTGTTGAGAAAGCGGCGGATCGTATTCCCCTCGACCTTAGTCTGCGTCATGATTTTTCCGAGTCTGCCACACAGCTTGAAATTCTATCAGAGGCCTTTGTCCCATCATCGTTTCTATCCCTTCGGGGGGATTATGATTCGATTAACCCTTGGCTGCGCAATAGTTACAGCGGTAAAATGGAGGTACGATACGATAAGAATCATTCCAGGCTGACGTATTCGACGGATATGGCCGCGCAGTTGCGTTATATCTCCGGGGTTGAATTGCCATTTCCCCTCAATCATCATGTTCAGATTGCGGCAACTGGTGATGAAAAGGGAATGAAAATAGACCTTTTGCGTGTTACATCTTCGGATATGGATTTTCGTCTTTCAGGTACGGCGCTGTTTTCCCCCCTCGTTTTTGATTTGGATTTTGATATCGGTCGTTTGGCCATTGACGAAAATCTTATTTCTGGGAAGGGGCGCCTTTCGTATAATCGAGATGGATTGGTTCTTACATCGGATCATATTTCATACAACGATATCAAGCTTTCTAAGCTCGAGACATGGCTTTCGTTTGACTCGGCCGGAAGCAGCGATTTTTCTCTACGCATGACGGTTCCGGATGAAAATAGCGACAAACAGGGACATATCGCTGCAGAAGGAGAATTTAGATGGAAAGATTCCTTTTACCTTGAAAGCTCTCTTTCCATTCAATCAGTGCCACTTGCAAATTTTTATTCCGAACTTCAGCGGAGAGGGGTTGAGATCCCCTCTTTTCTCCCTCCTCCTTATCTTGATATGGATGGCTTTTTTTCCACAGACAAGAAGCGACTGAGCTATTCGGTCGTAGGTCTGAGGATCACCGATGGATCTGCCGATCACTATCTAAGCCTCAGC
This window of the Sediminispirochaeta bajacaliforniensis DSM 16054 genome carries:
- the ruvA gene encoding Holliday junction branch migration protein RuvA → MIESLTGTITGRQGTVLFLSTGAIEWVLEATSSAAMKFASSKETVQIPVHLIHREDAMLLFAFASKKERNLFRELLKVSGIGPKQAVRILSGMEADRFIAALENEDVDLLSSIPGVGKKSAGKIILALRGKLTPAEEEGEAGDESLPFKELVEALNGMGFDRKLAEKALKAALNELEPERFEHDHEKLERELFRAAIVRLSS
- the ruvB gene encoding Holliday junction branch migration DNA helicase RuvB — its product is MSDNNPDSFLEAEYREEDALEGRLRPQRLKEFQGQRALKENLSVFISAAKERQESLDHVFLSGPPGLGKTTLAGILANEMGAEFKVTSAPALEKPKDLAGILTTLGEGNVFFIDEVHRLKPALEEMLYIAMEDFEIDWIVGQGPAARTIRIPLPPFTLIGATTKAGQVTGPLFSRFGITVRMDFYTEADLKAIIARSASILSVSIGEDAVAAIAQCSRGTPRVANRLLRRMRDFAQILGNGSIDAGIVSEGLRRLEIDHFGLEKHDREILRTIIEQYDGGPVGAETLAISVGEAVESLEDFYEPFLIQRGFLQRTPRGRTATPLAYRHLGIDPNTGRSKKVEDQRFLF
- the tmk gene encoding dTMP kinase, which gives rise to MKEQKILSGYTVFEGLDGAGTTTQALLLADRCKLKGKAVQLTFEPTASEIGVVIRKVLAGQLPYHPETLARLFVADRYEHLFGKGGILSWLDKHIAVIGDRYLFSSLAYQSLDVDFDIVYEINSIFPLPERLIYIDLAPEECERRMSDRDQRDIFETLALQERVRERYEHTLDLYAKRRMKIHRLDGTLAKEVLAEKVWSIVRDGR
- the queA gene encoding tRNA preQ1(34) S-adenosylmethionine ribosyltransferase-isomerase QueA is translated as MKTSDFSFDLPEELIAQTPSKKRGASRMLVVDRKSGTFRHLHTSDFPEIVEDDVLLVINDSKVRKARLFGSSETGGTVEFLLLHPDSQDQCLWTAMVSKAKKQRPGKRFLFPQGIEGIIEAAHGDSTGPYRRVRFSVPIDDAYFEVNGHIPLPPYIRREDTELDEERYQTVYAQHPGSVAAPTAGLHFTEETFTALKNRSVPVARLTLHVGLGTFLPVRSEEITDHEMHRERYEISQDAADTINRAKHDGRKIVAVGTTSVRTLESAWDTENGCIRAGSAETQLFIYPGYTFKVVDRLFTNFHTPKSTLLMLVSAFAGKALIDAAYAEALKERYRFFSYGDAMYIQ